A portion of the Ricinus communis isolate WT05 ecotype wild-type chromosome 10, ASM1957865v1, whole genome shotgun sequence genome contains these proteins:
- the LOC8285730 gene encoding heparan-alpha-glucosaminide N-acetyltransferase: protein MPTYEPIKGYEEIPALSFTINAAHDFPDVELALTSAKPNPSPLPNIHPHHRLLSLDVFRGLTVALMILVDYAGGILPAINHSPWNGLTLADLVMPFFLFIVGVSLGLTYKKLPCKAVATRKAILRTLKLLTLGFFLQGGYLHGLNDLTYGVNVEKLRLMGILQRIAIAYLVGALCEIWLKGDDHVDSCSSLLRKYRFQWAMALVLISTYLSLIYGLYVPDWEYQIPAEASSSPAKIFLVKCGVRGNTGPACNAVGLIDRTTLGIQHLYGKPVYARTKLCSINSPDYGPLPADAPSWCQAPFDPEGILSSVMAVVTCLIGLHYGHIIVHFKDHRNRMLHWMIPSICLIGLGLALDFLGMHVNKALYSFSYMSVTAGAAGILFTGIYKLVDVCGYRRMTLVLKWMGTHALMIYIIAACNILPVVLQGFYWKQPENNILKLIGIGR, encoded by the exons ATGCCCACCTACGAGCCTATTAAAGGTTACGAGGAAATCCCTGCTCTCTCATTCACAATCAATGCTGCTCATGATTTTCCAGATGTTGAATTAGCTCTCACTTCTGCCAAGCCTAATCCTTCTCCACTGCCTAACATTCACCCCCACCACCGTCTTCTCTCTTTAGATGTTTTTCGCGGACTCACTGTCGCG CTGATGATCTTGGTCGACTATGCTGGTGGGATTCTGCCTGCTATTAACCATTCACCATGGAATGGTCTAACACTTGCCGATTTGGTCATGCCATTTTTCCTCTTCATTGTTGGCGTCTCCCTTGGACTTACATACAAG AAACTGCCGTGCAAAGCTGTTGCAACTAGAAAAGCCATACTCCGGACACTCAAACTTCTAACGTTAGGCTTTTTTCTTCAAG GTGGCTATTTGCATGGCCTAAATGATTTAACTTATGGAGTTAACGTAGAGAAATTGAGATTGATGGGTATCTTGCAG AGAATAGCAATAGCATATTTAGTAGGTGCCTTGTGTGAGATTTGGCTTAAAGGAGATGATCATGTCGATTCATGTTCATCTCTATTGAGGAAATATCGATTTCAGTG GGCCATGGCTTTAGTACTCATTAGCACTTATCTTTCCTTAATATACGGCTTGTATGTTCCTGACTGGGAATATCAGATTCCAGCTGAAGCCTCTTCCTCTCCCGCAAAGATATTTTTA GTGAAATGTGGGGTAAGGGGTAACACGGGACCAGCTTGTAATGCTGTTGGACTGATTGACCGTACAACATTGGGAATTCAACATCTATATGGAAAACCAGTCTATGCAAGAACTAAG CTATGCAGTATCAACTCTCCAGATTACGGCCCACTGCCTGCTGATGCTCCTTCATGGTGTCAAGCCCCTTTTGACCCTGAAGGGATTTTGAG TTCGGTAATGGCCGTGGTTACCTGCTTGATTGGTTTGCATTATGGGCACATTATTGTCCATTTTAAG GACCACAGGAATAGAATGCTTCATTGGATGATCCCATCTATTTGTCTTATTGGCTTAGGCCTGGCCTTGGATTTCTTAG GAATGCATGTCAATAAAGCGCTTTATAGTTTTAGTTATATGTCTGTCACTGCTGGTGCTGCTGGCATTCTTTTTACTGGAATTTACAAGCTG GTGGATGTGTGTGGATATAGGCGCATGACTTTGGTGTTGAAGTGGATGGGGACGCATGCACTGATGATTTATATAATTGCAGCCTGCAATATCTTGCCTGTTGTCCTGCAGGGATTTTACTGGAAGCAGCCa
- the LOC8285731 gene encoding photosystem II repair protein PSB27-H1, chloroplastic gives MASPTLLRTPGSKPTPLSATRSKAFIVATSSPLPPPAQQQPCRRNFLSLATGILIPAWVVPVVPALAASDEEYVKETGEVIDKIRSTINMEKNDPNVATAVAELRETSNSWVAKYRREKTLLGRTSFRDIYSALNAVSGHYISFGPTAPIPAKRKARILEEMDSAEKALLRGR, from the coding sequence ATGGCGTCACCAACACTCCTAAGGACCCCTGGCTCCAAACCCACACCCCTCTCTGCCACCAGATCCAAAGCCTTCATTGTTGCCACCAGCAGTCCTCTCCCACCACCAGCACAGCAGCAGCCGTGTCGCCGCAACTTCTTGTCCTTGGCCACCGGCATTCTCATTCCAGCGTGGGTTGTCCCAGTGGTTCCAGCTCTTGCTGCATCTGATGAAGAGTATGTGAAAGAGACAGGAGAAGTGATCGACAAGATCAGAAGCACAATTAACATGGAGAAGAACGACCCAAATGTAGCTACTGCAGTGGCTGAGCTAAGAGAGACGTCCAATTCTTGGGTGGCTAAGTATAGAAGAGAGAAAACATTGCTCGGACGCACTTCCTTTCGTGATATATATTCCGCACTGAATGCTGTTTCTGGGCATTACATAAGCTTTGGACCTACAGCTCCGATTCCAGCAAAGCGGAAAGCCAGGATTCTTGAAGAGATGGACAGTGCTGAGAAGGCATTGTTGAGGGGCagataa
- the LOC8285732 gene encoding histone-lysine N-methyltransferase ASHR2, with protein MDREKRRMWSETLVNIQETQGRGRGVVSYQPLRGGDVVVRDSPLLLYSAFPLSRSSITSTPTSTSVYCDNCYRKIHSAVICCPTCSHHKFCSPNCVSASSNTPWVCQALSRLHDCSSLVVHQPLERQVQARFLIAAYNLFLVSPSNFQILLSLQGQGGGGDDEDAQFLHSLISSLCPPTGGVPFSLELTSALLAKDKLNAFGLMEPFDINDGKRSVRAYGIYPKAALFNHDCLPNACRFDYVDTQDTDLIIRMIHDVPQGREICLSYFPVNYDYSTRQKRLREDYGFICDCDRCKVEANWSDQEHDDADDDENENEAMEEDSEEAMADEKDDAPSDNDSDFPHAYFFLRYMCDGTNCWGTLAPLAQSNVNITLLECNVCGKIKRDEVGHS; from the coding sequence ATGGACAGAGAGAAGAGAAGGATGTGGAGTGAAACCCTAGTGAATATTCAGGAGACTCAAGGTAGAGGGAGAGGTGTTGTATCCTATCAACCGTTGAGAGGCGGCGATGTAGTGGTTAGGGATTCTCCTCTCCTCCTTTATTCTGCTTTTCCTCTCAGCAGATCATCAATCACCTCCACCCCCACCTCCACCTCAGTTTATTGCGATAACTGCTATAGAAAGATACACTCAGCAGTTATATGCTGTCCAACTTGCTCTCACCATAAATTCTGCAGTCCTAATTGTGTATCGGCGTCATCCAACACACCCTGGGTCTGCCAAGCATTAAGTCGGCTGCACGACTGCTCATCCCTTGTGGTGCATCAGCCTTTGGAGCGCCAAGTCCAGGCCCGTTTCCTCATCGCTGCCTACAATCTATTCCTCGTCTCCCCTTCCAACTTCCAGATTCTATTATCTCTTCAAGGCCAAGGAGGAGGCGGGGATGATGAAGATGCTCAATTCCTACATTCCCTCATCTCTTCCCTCTGCCCTCCAACTGGGGGAGTCCCCTTCTCTTTGGAACTCACCTCCGCATTGCTTGCCAAGGACAAGCTTAATGCTTTCGGCTTGATGGAGCCTTTTGATATCAATGATGGAAAGAGATCAGTACGAGCCTATGGCATCTATCCCAAGGCCGCCCTATTCAATCACGACTGCCTTCCGAATGCTTGCAGATTTGACTACGTCGACACTCAAGATACTGACTTGATTATCCGGATGATTCATGATGTCCCCCAAGGCAGAGAGATCTGCTTGAGTTACTTCCCTGTTAATTACGATTATTCCACCCGACAAAAGAGACTGCGGGAGGACTATGGTTTTATCTGTGACTGCGATCGCTGCAAGGTTGAAGCTAATTGGTCTGATCAAGAACATGATGatgctgatgatgatgagaatgaGAATGAGGCCATGGAGGAGGACTCTGAGGAGGCAATGGCGGATGAAAAGGACGATGCACCCTCTGATAACGACTCCGACTTTCCTCATGCCTATTTCTTTTTGAGATACATGTGTGATGGCACAAATTGCTGGGGCACGTTAGCTCCTTTGGCCCAGTCAAATGTGAACATCACTCTCTTGGAATGCAATGTGTGTGGCAAGATCAAGAGGGATGAAGTTGGGCATTCGTAA